The Fuscovulum sp. sequence GAGCTTGACGAAGGCGCCCTTCTGGTGCGCGAAGATACGGTCGAAGTGTCGGGCATCACCGGATCGCTGAACGCGCGGGACCGGATCAGCCAGATCCTTTCCGGCAAGCTGGGGCAGGGTCAGGGCTTCAAGGTCTCTGTCACCTATGACGAAGAGCGCGATCCCCTTGCCGCCCTGCCCACGCCGCAGGAATGCCTTGCCACGATTGATGGGCTGCTGGCCCAGCAAAAGATCACCTTCCCGCCCGGCTCGGCCGAGATTGACGCCGCCACGGGCCAGTTGATGACCCGCCTCGCCGATGCGCTGAACGAATGCGCCGCGATGCCGCTGGAAATTGCCGGTCACACCGATTCCCAAGGGTCCGAAGATGGCAACCGCGCCCTGTCGCAGGCCCGGGCCGAGGCGGTGCTTCTGGCGCTGCAAGGCCGCCGGGTCGAGGTGTCGGAAATGCGCGCCGTGGGCTATGGCGAAAGCCGCCCCATCGCCGACAATGAAACCGAAGCAGGCCGCGATGCCAACCGCCGGATCGAGTTTACGCTGATCGGGGCGGCCCCTGCGCCTGCCGTCACAGCGGCCGCAGAGGCGGACACGCCCGCCGCCGCCGCCGGTGACGGCACCACCATCGCCGCGCTTTCCCCGCCCGCCGACGGCGCGGGCTGTGTGGCCAACATCACGGCCCTTCTCGCCAAGGACAAGATCACCTTCGATCCCGGCTCGGACGAGATTTCCGATGTCTCGATCCCGTTGATCGAGGCGCTTTCCGCCTTGCTGCAACAATGCCCGGGCGTCCCGATCGAAGTGGCGGGCCACACCGATTCCCAAGGCACCGAGCGCAACAACCTGACGCTGTCCGAAGATCGTGCCAAAGCCGTGCTGGTGGCCCTGTTGGGAACTGGCGTCGATGTCTCCACGCTCAAGGCCGTGGGCTATGGCGAAACCAAACCCATCGCCGACAATGACACCGAGGATGGACGCGAAGCCAACCGCCGGATCGAATTCACCCTGATCGGCACCCCCGCCCCAACCGCTGCCGCCACCCCTGCACCCGCAGCCGCGGCCACCGCGGCAACCGCCGCGCCCGCCACCGCCACACCCGCCGCGGGACCGCCCGATTTCTCGAACGACACCAGCCCCTCTGTCGCACCGCAGGAAAAGACCTTGCGTCCAACCGCCCGTCCCGCGAATAACGGTTAAGGACAGCGAACAGACTAGGGCCCCATGAACCGCCAGGAATTCATCACCGCGACTGCCATCATCCTTTTGCTGGCTTTCGCCCTTGGCTGGTTCACGTACTGGCTTCTGCACCGCTTCACCCGCGTGGCAGGTGGCGACGTGGCCGAAATGGACAACCTCGCCCAATCCCTGCACGAGGCAGAAGAGGCCCGCGATCAGGCGTTGTTCTACCTTGAGGAACGCGAAGCCGAACTGATGAACCAGATCGCCCAGACCGAGGCCGAATTGCGCGCCGCGATGGAAGGCCTGCGCGACGCCCGACACGAGGCCGAAGAGATGCGCGCCTATATCGAACGGATGCACGCCGCCAACTGACGCGGCACCTGCGTCAATGCAGCTTGTCCCAGCGCAGCCCGTCCAGACAGGCCCCGATCAAGGGCGAGGCCGGGTCTGCCAGCCCGTCGATCACATCGAAATGATGCTTGCCCGGATCGACCGTCCAGCCGCAATCCCACGCCTCTGACAGCGTCCGCGCCTGCCACAGAAAGGCCGGCCGCTCCTGCCCGCCCACCCAGACCTGCGCGCCCACGCCCGGTTGCAGGCCCAGCCGCGCCGGGCTTTCGGCTGCACATTCCGGCCCGTCCAGCCGCAGCTTTTCGTTCATCCCCGTGCCCATCAGCGGCGCAAGCTCGGCAAGGGGCGAGATCGGCACCACCCGCGCCAGCCCGGGCACCGCCATACCCGCGCAGCCCATCCGCGCCGCCAGATGCCCGCCCGCGGAATGGCCCGTCACCACCAGCGGCCCCTCTACCATGCCTGCCACCACGGCGCAGGCGCGCGCCACCTCGGCCGTCATGTCGGCAATCCGCGCCTCGGGTGCCAGCGTGTAGGATGGCATCGCACAGGCCCAGCCCCGCGCCACCGCGCCTGCCGCCAGATGCGACCACGTCTCGCGTCCAAAGGCCATCCAGTATCCGCCATGCACAAAGACCAGCACGCCCCGCGCCACCCCTTCGGGCAGGAACAGATCCAGCCGCTGCCGCGCACCGCCGCCATAGGCCAAGTCCAGCCGCGCCCGCGCCCCCAACGAATCGCGAAACGCCGCCGCTTCGGCCTCCCACTGCGGCGGATAGGTCTCGGCCCCCGCGATGAAGGCCCCGTTGGCATAAGCGAGGTCCATCGCCGCCTGCTCTGTTTCCGCCATCCCTGCTTCCGTTTCCGTCAATTTGATCAAAAATCGCGCCCTTGGGGCAATATTTCCCCGCCGGAACTGGACAAGCCCCCCCTCGCGGATGCATCCATCCTTAACCCGAAAAGCCGGAGGCCCCTATGCTCGATTCCGTCACCAATCTCGCGTCGCTTCTGAAAGACCCGACGCTTCTGGTCACCAAGGCCTATGTCGCCGGCCAATGGATCGACGCCGATGATGGCACCACCTTTGAAGTGACAAACCCGGCGCGCGGCGATGTGATCTGCCACCTGCCCAACCTTGGCCGGGCCGAAACCGCCCGCGCCATCGACGCCGCACAAAAGGCGATGAAGGACTGGGCTGCCCGCACCGGCAAGGAACGCGCCGCCGTCATGCGCAAATGGTACGACCTGATGATGGTCAATCAGGATGACCTTGGAAAAATCCTCACCGCCGAAATGGGCAAGCCACTGGCCGAAGCCAAGGGCGAAATCGCCTATGGCGCGTCCTTTATCGAATGGTTCGGCGAAGAGGCAAAACGCGTCTACGGCGAAACCATCCCCGGCCATCAGCGCGACAAGCGCATCACCGTGATCAAGCAGCCCATCGGGGTTGTGGGCTCCATCACGCCGTGGAACTTCCCCAACGCCATGATCGCCCGCAAGGTAGGCCCTGCCCTTGCCGCTGGCTGCGGCTTTGTCGCCCGCCCTGCTGCGGAAACGCCGCTGTCGGCGCTGGCCATGGCCCTGCTGGGCGAACGCGCGGGTCTGCCTGCGGGCATCTTCTCGGTCATCACCTCCATCCGGTCTTCCGACATCGGCAAGGAATTCTGCGAAAACCACGCCGTGCGGAAACTGACCTTCACCGGATCAACCGAGGTGGGCCGCATCCTGCTGCGGCAGGCCGCCGAACAGGTGATGAAATGCTCGATGGAATTGGGCGGCAACGCGCCTTTCATCGTGTTCGATGATGCCGATCTGGATGCCGCCGTGGCGGGTGCCATGGTGTCCAAATTCCGCAACAACGGCCAGACCTGCGTCTGCGCCAATCGCATCTATGTGCAGGCGGGCGTCTATGACGCTTTCGCCAAGAAACTGGGTGAGGCGGTCGCCAAGACCAAGGTCGGCGATGGCCTGTCGGAAGACGTGACCTTCGGCCCGCTGATCAACGACAAGGCCGTGGTCAAGGTCGAGGAACACATCGCCGACGCCCTGTCCAAAGGCGCCAAGGTGGAAACCGGCGGCAAGCGGCACGAACTGGGCGGGTCGTTCTTCCAGCCTACCATCCTGACGGGCGTGACCACCGATATGCTGGTGACGAATGAGGAAACCTTCGGCCCCCTCGCCCCCCTGTTCAAATTCGACACCGAGGAAGAGGTCATCGAACTGGCCAATGCCACGATCTTCGGCCTTGCCTCATACTTCTACGCCCGCGACATCGGCCGCATCACCCGCGTGCAAGAGGCGCTGGAATACGGCATGGTCGGCGTGAACACCGGCCTGATTTCCACCGAGGTCGCCCCCTTCGGCGGGGTCAAGCAATCCGGCCTTGGCCGCGAGGGCAGCCATCACGGCATGGAAGACTATCTGGAAATGAAATACATCTGCCTGTCGGTGTGACGCCGTCGCCGCAGGGCTTGACCCTGCGGCGCACCCACCCCGGCCCATCAGACGCACCCCTTCCTTCCATCTCTCCCCTTGCGGGCAGTGACCCCAGCCTCGGTCCTGAATCGAATCAGGTATCCTGTGCCGCGGCGCGTTCGGCTGAGGACATCGCGCCTATCCTGCCTTGGCAGGGTTTTTTTTGCTCTGCGCTAACCCATCCGAAAGTCGAAACAATTCTTCCATTGGTTGATGAAAAATCAATTTTGGATTGACAGGTGAGCCGCCTTTTCGGTTCCTTATCCCTAGTTCGATCCGGGTGGGGACTCGAGCGTCAAAGGCTGGGCAGGGACATTCCCGCTCTGTGTCTTCGGCTGCGTTTTCATCAGGTCAGAGCAATTAACGAGTGCTTTATGGAGACCTATTGTGAACGCTCCCATCTTTTCTTCGGGTACGATTGTCGGCCAACTGACTGAAGACGCCGCTTCCCTTCTGCAGATCGCGCCGCAGACCTTCACTTTCACCGATCAGGGCATGAACAGCCCAGGAGATGCTGATTCACAGTTCCCGCTTGTGACGGCGCCTGCAAACGCCATCGGCACGTTCAACGCCGTACTCCTTGATGATGCAACAGGTCAGGGTGGCGATACCACCGGCACCATCCAATGGTCCTACAGCGTCAATACCGCAGTGGTGCAATACCTTGCAGCGGGACAAACCCTGCAGCAGGTCTATCAGATCGAGGTGTTCGATCTTGACGGCAACTCCTTTACCCAACCCATCACCATTACCGTCACGGGCACCAATGATGCCCCCATCATTTCGTCGGCCGCGCCGAACCACGCTTTCGGCGAGGATGACACCGCGATCACGGTGACATCGACGCTCGCCTTCACCGACGCAGACATCACCGACACGCACACGCTTTCTTCCGTCACCGTTAATGCATCGGGTATCACCAACGGCTTGGCGTCGGACAACGCCGCGCTGATCGCCATGCTTTCCACGACGGTCAGCACAACCACAGGCACCCCTACTGCCCCGTCCGCGGGCCAGATCGGGTATACCTTCTCGGCCAACTCGGCGCAGTTCCAGTATCTCGCTCAGGGCGAAGAACTGACGCTCACCTACACGCTTGCCCTTTCTGATGGGCAGGGCGGCACGGCGACGCAGACCTTGGCCATCACCATCACCGGGACGAATGACATCCCGACGCTTGCCCCCGTATCGTTTTCGCGGACGGATACGGCAGACAATGACATCTTCGCTACCTCCACCGGCACATTGGTGGCGACAGACGCAGATGGCACCGATACGCTGACATACGGGCTGAATGGGTCAAGCCCAAGCAGCGAAGCCGGTTTCGATGTCCAGACAGCCGGCATCTTTGGCACCCTTTATCTGAACACCGCGACGGGCGCCTACAGGTTCGTGCCCAACAGCGTTGCGGTCCAAGGGTTGTCTACTGGCGAAAGCGCGACAGAATTGTTCACGTTGTCTGTCACCGATGGCCGAAGCGACGCGGTCACCAACACCCTAACCTTCTTCCTGAGCGGCGCGAATGATACCGCCGAGGTCACGGGCGATATCTCGGGCACGGTTGTCGAAGCTGCGGATACCGCCGGCACACCGACAGTTTCAGGCGACCTGAACCACACCGACCGTGACAACGCGGATGTCGATGACGCATGGACGCCTGTTACCGACGGCCGCACCTCGTACGGCCGTTTGACCGTCGGAGCGGACGGCAGATGGACCTACACGCTCGACAACACCAATCCCGCCGTTCAGGCTCTGCGTGAAGGGCAGACGCTGACCGACACGGCAACTGTCTTTACCACGGGCGGAACCGCCCAGACTCTGACCTTTACGATCAATGGGGCAAATGACGCCTCCGTTTCAGTGGGCAGCAGCGGCCAGCTGTCCGAAGCGGGTGGCGTGCTGAACGGCACCAACGAAACGCCCTCGGTCACGGGTGACATCGACCATACCGATGTCGACA is a genomic window containing:
- a CDS encoding NAD-dependent succinate-semialdehyde dehydrogenase is translated as MLDSVTNLASLLKDPTLLVTKAYVAGQWIDADDGTTFEVTNPARGDVICHLPNLGRAETARAIDAAQKAMKDWAARTGKERAAVMRKWYDLMMVNQDDLGKILTAEMGKPLAEAKGEIAYGASFIEWFGEEAKRVYGETIPGHQRDKRITVIKQPIGVVGSITPWNFPNAMIARKVGPALAAGCGFVARPAAETPLSALAMALLGERAGLPAGIFSVITSIRSSDIGKEFCENHAVRKLTFTGSTEVGRILLRQAAEQVMKCSMELGGNAPFIVFDDADLDAAVAGAMVSKFRNNGQTCVCANRIYVQAGVYDAFAKKLGEAVAKTKVGDGLSEDVTFGPLINDKAVVKVEEHIADALSKGAKVETGGKRHELGGSFFQPTILTGVTTDMLVTNEETFGPLAPLFKFDTEEEVIELANATIFGLASYFYARDIGRITRVQEALEYGMVGVNTGLISTEVAPFGGVKQSGLGREGSHHGMEDYLEMKYICLSV
- a CDS encoding alpha/beta hydrolase, giving the protein MAETEQAAMDLAYANGAFIAGAETYPPQWEAEAAAFRDSLGARARLDLAYGGGARQRLDLFLPEGVARGVLVFVHGGYWMAFGRETWSHLAAGAVARGWACAMPSYTLAPEARIADMTAEVARACAVVAGMVEGPLVVTGHSAGGHLAARMGCAGMAVPGLARVVPISPLAELAPLMGTGMNEKLRLDGPECAAESPARLGLQPGVGAQVWVGGQERPAFLWQARTLSEAWDCGWTVDPGKHHFDVIDGLADPASPLIGACLDGLRWDKLH